From Cupriavidus oxalaticus:
CATCGGCGGCCATCTCGCTGAGCTGGGCCTGGGTGTAGGTGAAATGCGCGGTCTGTTCTGCGATCTGGTCCATGGGGGATCCGTGCCTGGGGGTCATCAAAAGTCCAAGCGGGAATCATAGCAAGATAAAATGCCGGTCATGACGCGAAATTCCCGTAATTCCCAAGGCTCGCGCTTCCCCGGCGCGTTTTCGCCGGAGCCCGAAGACGACGAACCGAAAAGCAAGTCGCAGCGCAAGCGCGACATGACCGCCCTGCAGGACCTTGGCGCCGAGCTGGAAGCGCTGCCCAAGGACCGGCTGGCGCGCGTGCCCATGCCCGAGTCGCTGGCCGACGCCATCCACGAGGCCCGCCGCATCACCAGCCATGAAGGCAAGCGCCGCCAGATGCAGTTCGTGGGCAAGGTCATGCGCGGCCTGGACGACGACGAGGTCGATGCGATCCGCGCCGCGCTGGAAGGCTTCAAGGGCACCAGCAAGGCCGAGACCGCCCGCATGCACCTGATCGAGCGCTGGCGCGAGCTGCTGCTGGCCGACGACGCGGCGCTGACGCGCTTCCTCGGCGAGCACCCGGTCGCCGACGTGCAGTCGCTGCGCAACATCATCCGCAACGCACGCAAGGAGAAGGAGCAGGCCAAGCCGCCGCGCTACTTCCGCGAACTGTTCCAGGCCATCAAGGCAGCGCTCGACGCCAAGGACGGCGCTGCCTCCACCGACGCAGCCCCTTCACCGGAGCCCGAGGCATGACCCAGACCACGCAGTCGACGCAGCCGGTATCCCGCAACCATCCCGACGAACTCGTCGTCGGCTTTGTCTCGGTCTCGGACCGCGCCTCGGCCGGCACCTACCAGGATGAAGGCATCCCGGCGCTGCGCGAGTGGTTCGGCCGCACGATGACCTCGCCGTGGCAGGCGGTGGAGCGGCTGATTCCGGACGAGCAGGCGCAGATCTCGCGCACGCTGATCGAGCTGGTGGATGTGGCCGGCTGCGACCTGGTGCTGACCACCGGCGGCACCGGCCCGGCGCGGCGCGATGTCACGCCGGAGGCCACGCTGGCCGTGGCGACCAAGGAAATGCCGGGCTTCGGCGAGCAAATGCGGCAAGTAAGCCTGCACTTCGTGCCGACCGCGATCCTGTCGCGCCAGGTGGCGGTGATCCGCGAGACCGCCAGCCGCGCCGCGCTGATCATCAACCTGCCCGGC
This genomic window contains:
- the yjgA gene encoding ribosome biogenesis factor YjgA is translated as MTRNSRNSQGSRFPGAFSPEPEDDEPKSKSQRKRDMTALQDLGAELEALPKDRLARVPMPESLADAIHEARRITSHEGKRRQMQFVGKVMRGLDDDEVDAIRAALEGFKGTSKAETARMHLIERWRELLLADDAALTRFLGEHPVADVQSLRNIIRNARKEKEQAKPPRYFRELFQAIKAALDAKDGAASTDAAPSPEPEA
- the mog gene encoding molybdopterin adenylyltransferase — encoded protein: MTQTTQSTQPVSRNHPDELVVGFVSVSDRASAGTYQDEGIPALREWFGRTMTSPWQAVERLIPDEQAQISRTLIELVDVAGCDLVLTTGGTGPARRDVTPEATLAVATKEMPGFGEQMRQVSLHFVPTAILSRQVAVIRETASRAALIINLPGQPRAIRETLEGLRDADGKPVVQGIFAAVPYCIDLIGGPYMETDEAVVKAWRPKNAVRAKPAA